The sequence GCTCGCTATCCGGGGCTCGGCCCCTACAAGGGATCCATCCGGGTGGCCGTGAACGGCGTCTATGCGACGCCGAGCGATCCTGTAGGTTTCGGTGACGAGGTCGCGCTCATCCCGCCGGTGGCGGGCGGCTAGAGGACCGGAGAGGGACGCTGCATGCCTTCTTCTATTGGTGCCCTCGATCCTGCGCGCAACGCCGGCGACGCGCCGGCCGAGCGGAGGCGATCGCTGCCGCTCGTCGGCGGCGGAGAGGCCGGGCGACGCGCCGCCGTGATCCCGTACCGCGACGGCGCCCGCGAGGCCGCTGGCGCGCACGCGGGGCCCGCACCGCGGAGCGCGCGCATCTCGGTCACGGATCGGTGCGACTTCGCGTGCACCTACTGCCGCCCGTCGCGGCATGACGGCTACGCCGACGGCAAGCTCATGACGGCCGCCTGGCGCACCATGTTCGAGGCCCTGCGCGACGCCGGCGTCCGGCGCGTGCGCCTGACCGGCGGCGAGCCGCTGCTCCACCCCGAGATCGTGTCGATCGTCGGGTGCCTCGCCTCGCTCGGCTTCGAGGATCTGGCCCTCACGACGAACGCGTCGCAGCTCGCGCGGCTCGCCGGGCCGCTGCGCGCCGCCGGGCTGCACCGGCTGAACGTCTCGATCGACACCCTCGATCCTGCGCGCTTCCACGAGGTGACCCGGGGCGGCGAGCTCGCCCGGGTGCTCGACGGCATCGACGCCGCGATCGCGGCGGGCTTCTCGCCGATCAAGCTGAACACGGTGGTCCTCCGCGGCGTGAACGACGACGAGATCGAGCGGCTCGCGCTGTGGGCCTGGGAGCGCCGGATGGTGCCGCGCTTCCTCGAGGTGATGCCGATCGCCGAGGGCGCTCGGCTCGTCGGCAAGC is a genomic window of Sorangium aterium containing:
- a CDS encoding MoaD/ThiS family protein, with protein sequence MLAFAGARDVLGTGEVALPLAGPCTAAELLEHVCARYPGLGPYKGSIRVAVNGVYATPSDPVGFGDEVALIPPVAGG
- the moaA gene encoding GTP 3',8-cyclase MoaA, with translation MPSSIGALDPARNAGDAPAERRRSLPLVGGGEAGRRAAVIPYRDGAREAAGAHAGPAPRSARISVTDRCDFACTYCRPSRHDGYADGKLMTAAWRTMFEALRDAGVRRVRLTGGEPLLHPEIVSIVGCLASLGFEDLALTTNASQLARLAGPLRAAGLHRLNVSIDTLDPARFHEVTRGGELARVLDGIDAAIAAGFSPIKLNTVVLRGVNDDEIERLALWAWERRMVPRFLEVMPIAEGARLVGKHLVTAAEMRARLAEHLLPEEAAAEPGLGPARYVRARRDPSLRVGFITGTSDTFCESCDRLRVSSTGVLRPCLATDDGVDASREAKIGDREAIRLRLDEAWRLKPDGKVWKGCTEETASAVSIRAIGG